The following coding sequences are from one Formosa haliotis window:
- a CDS encoding B12-binding domain-containing radical SAM protein has translation MKDLLLITPPFTQLNTPYPATAYLKGFLNTKGISSYQMDLGIEVILELFSKPAFSVIFEMAFENNTILSENSKRIYALKDEYLKVLDDVIRFLQGNNPTFARQICSKQCLPQASRFDQLDDLEWAFGSMGMQDQAKHLATLFLEDLSDFVIECIDDNFGFSRYAERLGMSANAFDELYDSLQQDLTFIDDITLQILESKLEEIQPKIVCLSVPFPGNLYSAFRCAQFIKSNFPTIVVEMGGGFPNTELRSLTDARVFEFFDYITLDDGERPIELLHDLVSNEKPLSDFQFKRTFLLEDGKVTYKNNTNLPDYKHSEVGTPDYSDLLLDQYISVIEIANPMHSLWSDGRWNKLTMAHGCYWGKCTFCDISLDYIKVYEPITAKLLVDRMEAIIAQTGENGFHFVDEAAPPSLMKALALEILKRELSVTWWANIRFEKNFTNNLCVLLKQSGCIAVSGGLEVASDRLLKLIDKGVTVEQVAQVTRHFTENNIMVHAYLMYGYPTQSIQETVDSLEMVRQLFEVGVLQSGFWHQFALTAHSPIGLNPSDYGVIPHYNDISFANNDVAFSDVKGIDHAQFSDGLKTSLFNYMHGIGFDIPLQDWFNFDIPDTTIDPDFIYDSLQDVPNFNTKPTAKIVWLGHQPEVEELTKTKRGQTYSSLKLTFYEKTDSFQIVIGKAKGEWLLNWLLQLSPAQAPVKSYGVLKTSFETQFDDFELFWFSKPLQILKAHGLLVL, from the coding sequence TTGAAAGACCTTTTACTTATTACACCGCCTTTTACGCAGTTAAACACCCCGTATCCAGCTACGGCTTATCTTAAGGGATTTTTAAATACCAAAGGGATTTCAAGCTATCAAATGGATTTAGGGATTGAAGTGATTTTAGAACTATTTTCTAAACCCGCTTTTTCTGTAATTTTTGAAATGGCTTTCGAAAATAATACGATCCTGTCTGAAAACAGTAAACGTATTTATGCTTTAAAAGATGAATATTTAAAGGTGTTAGACGATGTCATTCGGTTTCTTCAAGGAAACAACCCAACGTTTGCACGTCAAATTTGTTCTAAGCAGTGTTTGCCTCAAGCCTCTAGATTCGATCAATTAGACGATTTAGAGTGGGCTTTTGGTAGCATGGGAATGCAAGACCAGGCCAAACATTTAGCCACGTTATTTTTAGAAGATTTATCCGATTTTGTAATTGAATGTATCGACGATAATTTTGGCTTTAGTCGCTATGCCGAACGTTTAGGCATGAGTGCCAATGCCTTCGATGAATTGTATGACAGTCTTCAACAAGATCTTACCTTTATAGACGATATTACGTTACAGATTCTAGAATCTAAGTTAGAAGAGATTCAACCAAAAATAGTCTGTTTATCGGTGCCGTTTCCAGGGAATTTATACAGTGCGTTTCGTTGTGCACAATTTATAAAATCTAATTTTCCTACTATTGTTGTTGAAATGGGAGGCGGATTCCCCAATACAGAATTACGCTCGCTTACGGATGCTCGAGTATTCGAATTTTTTGATTATATCACTTTAGATGATGGCGAGCGCCCCATAGAATTATTACACGATTTGGTAAGTAATGAAAAACCGCTAAGCGATTTTCAGTTTAAACGGACGTTTCTTTTGGAAGACGGAAAGGTTACTTATAAAAACAATACAAATTTACCCGATTATAAACACAGCGAAGTAGGGACTCCAGATTATTCAGATTTGCTGTTAGATCAATATATTTCGGTTATCGAAATTGCAAATCCTATGCATAGTTTATGGAGCGATGGCCGATGGAATAAACTCACTATGGCGCATGGTTGCTATTGGGGTAAATGCACGTTTTGCGATATTTCTTTAGATTATATAAAAGTTTACGAACCCATTACAGCGAAACTCTTGGTAGATCGTATGGAAGCCATTATAGCGCAAACGGGTGAAAACGGATTTCATTTTGTAGATGAAGCAGCGCCGCCTTCGTTAATGAAAGCTTTAGCACTAGAAATTTTGAAGCGAGAACTAAGCGTTACATGGTGGGCCAATATCCGATTCGAGAAAAATTTCACAAACAACTTGTGTGTGCTTTTAAAACAATCTGGCTGTATAGCGGTTTCTGGTGGTTTAGAAGTGGCCTCAGATCGTTTACTAAAATTGATTGATAAAGGTGTAACCGTAGAACAAGTCGCTCAAGTTACTCGACATTTTACCGAAAATAACATCATGGTGCATGCGTATTTAATGTACGGCTATCCAACGCAAAGTATACAAGAAACGGTTGATAGTTTAGAAATGGTACGCCAGTTGTTCGAAGTTGGAGTATTACAATCTGGGTTTTGGCATCAGTTTGCTCTTACGGCTCATAGCCCGATAGGTTTAAATCCTTCAGACTATGGTGTTATTCCGCATTATAACGACATTAGTTTTGCAAATAATGATGTTGCTTTTTCCGATGTAAAAGGTATAGACCATGCCCAATTTAGTGACGGACTTAAAACTTCATTATTCAATTATATGCATGGTATAGGCTTCGATATTCCGCTTCAAGATTGGTTTAATTTCGATATTCCCGATACCACAATAGATCCCGATTTTATTTACGATAGTTTACAAGATGTTCCTAATTTTAATACCAAACCCACTGCAAAAATTGTTTGGCTTGGGCATCAGCCAGAAGTAGAAGAGCTCACGAAAACGAAGCGCGGCCAGACCTATTCAAGTTTAAAATTAACGTTTTATGAAAAAACAGATAGTTTTCAAATTGTTATAGGTAAAGCTAAAGGGGAGTGGTTGTTAAATTGGTTACTTCAGCTTAGTCCAGCACAAGCGCCAGTAAAATCGTATGGAGTTTTAAAAACCAGTTTCGAAACCCAGTTCGACGATTTTGAATTGTTTTGGTTTTCTAAACCCTTGCAAATTTTAAAAGCACATGGCTTGTTGGTATTGTAA